A genome region from Paralichthys olivaceus isolate ysfri-2021 chromosome 6, ASM2471397v2, whole genome shotgun sequence includes the following:
- the rab5if gene encoding GEL complex subunit OPTI, which yields MTSSSKRKEESHLQNGGVKQSAWSKALNSNAVWEEKDEFLDVIYWLRQIIAVILGVIWGVAPLKGFLGIAIFCIINAGVLYVYFSSFQQIDEEEYGGTWELTKEGFMTSFALFLVVWIIFYTALHFD from the exons ATGACGAGCAGCTcgaagaggaaagaagagagcCATCTGCAGAATGGGGGAGTTAAACAGTCCGCGTGGAGCAAAGCCCTCAACAGTAACGCTGTTTGGGAAGAGAAG gatGAGTTTTTAGATGTGATTTACTGGCTCCGACAAATCATTGCAGTAATCCTTGGCGTGATATGGGGAGTTGCACCATTGAAAGGATTTCTTGGAATAGCCAT ATTCTGCATCATCAACGCCGGCGTCCTTTATGTATACTTCAGCAGCTTTCAGCAGATCGATGAGGAAGAGTACGGTGGCACGTGGGAACTCACCAAAGAAGGCTTCATGACTTCTTTTGCTCTGTTTCTG GTGGTGTGGATAATCTTTTACACAGCTCTACATTTTGACTGA
- the dhx35 gene encoding probable ATP-dependent RNA helicase DHX35 translates to MAAPLSTMKFWKPGAEAPGISEERELNTETSGSPVIFNPHTALSIEKQRQKLPVFKHRNNILYLVESFQTVIIVGETGCGKTTQIPQYLLEAGWAAEGKVIGVTQPRRVAAISVANRVAEERGALLGHEVGYTIRFDDCSDPHATRIKFLTDGMLVREMMADPLLKKYSVLMLDEAHERTLYTDIAIGLLKKIQRKRRDLRLIVASATLDAKKFHDFFNLNESGDPNKDTCGILTVEGRTFPVDVFYTVSPVPDYVKATVETVLKIHETEDDGDVLAFLTGQEEVEKVVSLLQEQARSLSRYGMKKHLRILPMYSGLPYAEQMKIFERAPSSVRKVVVATNIAETSITINGVVFVIDCAFVKLRAYSPSTGIESLVVTPISKASASQRAGRAGRNRPGKCFRLYTEEDFEKLPASTVPEMQRTNLAPVILQLKALGIDNVLRFSFLSPPPAQTMVQALELLYALAGLDHYGRLTDPTGLRMAEFPLSPMFAKMLLESGNFGCSKEIVTIAAMMQIQNIFVMAPNQRKAAAREHRKFAVAEGDHLTMLNVYEAFIKHQKSSQWCQEHFLNYKGLLRAVTVREQLRRLMNKFKVPRTSSEGDPDVILKCIVSGFFANAARIHHSGSYRTLRDDRELHIHPNSVLFGEKPPKWVVFNEVVQTSKYYMRDVTAVESSWLVELAPHFYKQAKHGSLASKRSRVL, encoded by the exons ATGGCGGCTCCCCTTTCCACGATGAAATTTTGGAAGCCGG GCGCCGAGGCTCCGGGGATCTCTGAGGAGCGGGAGCTCAACACGGAGACCAGCGGCTCCCCCGTCATCTTCAACCCGCACACCGCGCTCTCCATCGAGAAGCAGCGGCAGAAACTCCCCGTTTTCAAG CACAGAAACAACATCTTGTACTTGGTGGAGAGCTTCCAGACTGTCATCATAGTGGGAGAGACAGGATGTGGAAAGACAACACAGATACCTCAG TACCTGCTGGAAGCTGGCTGGGCGGCAGAGGGGAAGGTGATCGGAGTGACACAGCCCCGCCGTGTGGCTGCTATCTCT GTTGCCAACCGTGttgcagaggagaggggggcCCTGCTGGGACACGAGGTGGGCTACACCATCCGATTTGACGACTGCTCTGATCCTCACGCCACAAGGATCAAG TTCCTTACAGATGGTATGCTGGTGCGGGAGATGATGGCTGATCCTCTCTTGAAAAAATACAG TGTGTTGATGCTAGATGAAGCGCACGAACGAACCCTGTACACAGACATAGCTATTGGTCTGCTGAAGAAG ATTCAGAGGAAGCGGCGAGACCTGCGGCTGATTGTGGCCTCTGCCACTCTGGATGCCAAG AAATTCCATGACTTCTTCAACCTGAACGAGTCTGGGGATCCCAACAAGGACACGTGTGGTATTCTGACAGTAGAAGGACGCACGTTTCCAGTGGACGTCTTCTACACTGTCAG TCCTGTGCCAGACTATGTGAAGGCCACAGTGGAGACGGTGCTGAAGATACATGAGACAGAGGATGACGGAGATGTCCTGGCTTTTCTAACCGGACAG gaagaggtggagaaagTGGTGTCTCTCCTGCAGGAGCAGGCGAGGTCTCTGTCACGATATGGCATGAAGAAGCACCTGAGAATTTTGCCTATGTACTCTGGTCTCCCATATGCTGAGCAGATGAAGATCTTTGAAAGGGCACCTTCCTCTGTTCGCAAG GTTGTGGTGGCTACCAACATAGCTGAGACATCCATTACTATAAATGGAGTTGTATTCGTCATCGACTGTGCATTTGTAAAGCTTCGAGCCTACAGTCCCTCCACTGGCATCGAGTCTCTGGTGGTCACCCCCATCTCCAAAGCCTCAGCGAGTCAGAGGGCCGGGAGAGCTGGCCGAAACCGACCTGGGAAATGCTTTAGACTTTACACAG AGGAGGACTTTGAGAAACTGCCGGCCTCGACTGTGCCAGAGATGCAGCGCACCAATTTGGCCCCTGTCATCCTGCAGCTCAAAGCATTAGGCATCGACAATGTGCTGCGTTTCAGCTTCCTATCT cctcctccagctcagacCATGGTTCAGGCTCTGGAGCTGCTTTACGCCCTGGCAG GTCTGGACCATTACGGCCGTTTGACTGATCCCACTGGTTTGCGGATGGCAGAGTTTCCCCTCAGCCCCATGTTTGCGAAGATGCTCCTCGAGTCAGGAAACTTTGGCTGCTCCAAAGAGATTGTTACCATAGCTGCAATGATGCAGATCCAGAATATATTTGTGATGGCGCCCAatcagaggaaagctgct GCCCGAGAGCACAGGAAATTTGCAGTTGCTGAGGGAGACCACCTCACCATGCTGAACGTGTATGAAGCGTTCATTAAG caCCAGAAGAGCTCCCAGTGGTGTCAGGAACATTTTCTCAACTACAAGGGTCTGCTGCGGGCTGTGACCGTACGAGAGCAGCTCCGGCGTCTCATGAACAAGTTCAAGGTGCCGCGGACTTCCAGTGAAG GAGATCCTGATGTGATCCTGAAGTGCATTGTGTCTGGGTTTTTTGCTAATGCAGCCCGCATTCACCATTCTGGCTCCTACAG GACTTTACGAGATGATCGTGAGCTTCACATCCACCCCAACTCTGTGCTTTTCGGGGAGAAACCTCCAAAATG GGTTGTCTTCAATGAAGTGGTGCAGACATCAAAATACTACATGCGTGATGTGACTGCTGTAGAGTCGTCCTGGTTGGTTGAGTTGGCCCCTCACTTTTACAAGCAGGCCAAG caTGGTTCACTGGCCAGCAAGAGATCCCGGGTCCTGTAA